From the genome of Setaria viridis chromosome 1, Setaria_viridis_v4.0, whole genome shotgun sequence:
CCACCATACTAGACCAGCATGTATCTTTcaatcttctttttcttgctaTGTATTTATAGATTACTTAGTTCATAATCTATCAGCTGAACAGTTAACAGCTGCAAACGTGTATTGACTAGTTGTTCATGGATCATGACATGATAAATGTTCTCCGAAAGAAAAGTTGAAACTATACTAGATGACAGTTAATTTTCGATGAAACAGTATGTTCTATTCACGTAAGACTTCAAAACACCCTGATGATTATGATGACTATAATAGACACACTATTAAATTAGGTGAAGCCAAAATCATTTTTTCTCCAAGGTGGCCTATAATTTCGAAAAGTATGGTCTACATTCTTTGGATATTGGTTGCAGGGTTGACATTATTTCTCTTGTTGCCATCTCCTTGAGGAAAGATTCTTCTGTGGGATACCTTTTTCCAAGGCTGTTAGCGAGATGAATCCATGGCATCTTACAGTGATGGCATGGTCCTTCCAAACTGATCTTTCCAACCTAGAAGGATCTTGCTTGGACTGGGTACATGTAGACTCTTTCTTTTATGGATGTCAGTCTTTCTAGAGGGGGTTTACATAGTTGTCGTTGTGTCTTCTTTATTTCATTTATAATGAATTTTGATTAGATCCATCAAATTTTAAAAATTGATTAGATTTTGttgtttattttcaaaaaataacTTTATGGTTGCAAAAAGACAGAAGCTCATTTTCCAATAAATGTAGGTATCAGAACAATTTAAATTGTTTGTTCATTATTGTGAGTTTATTTGTTACAAAGCTCCTCCCTGCTTGAGTAGTTTGCATCAAAGCAATGTTTCACCACTTTCAGAAACTGTCCAAATGTAAGGTTTGACAAAACATAAAGGTCTAGGTATGCTTGAGGTTAAATGCAGAACTATCTAGTCAAGCAGAGAAAGATGCAGAAGAAAAATCTAGCAGGACCTTTCAGAACCTGCTCCACCCTTCCTTCCCTTCTCATTTCTGAAGATAATTATTAACCCATAAACTTCACATGACGCACCCGTGAATGAATCAAATGGGAAATCATTTACGAATAGTCATTTTAGTTTTAACTCTGGTTTAATTTTAATCACAGATGGCATGCATCATTTACCATAACTAAAGAATAGCTAGCGGAAAACCTCACAAGATATTTCGTAGGCTGATAGCCTGTACCAATCCTCGAATATTCTTGGACACACCAAAGTCAGAAATGTACCCAGCTACACAGTTTATCCCATTGGGAAAATGTGAGTGAGCGATACACGGACCACCAAAGGTGACTGAAGACCTGTCACTTTTTGGGGCCAACTTGCAAACGCACCACAATGACAACGATAATCATATTAGACCTAGAGCCAAGTCATAGCGTCTTGTGAGCGCCTCCTGATTCTGTACTACTGGAGTGTGAAATTATCCTGGTTGTCGTGGCATGATACCTGGTTTGAGAACTGAGTGGAATTGGTGATTCACAATTATTGAAACAAGCTTCACACTGCTATATTGCAGCGCACTACTTTTGGAGCCTTTCTGATTCCACAGTGGTTTCAACAATATATTGCACCAATACAATATGCTATATCAGTAAAACTGAGTGCAAATCTTTTGATTGGATGATTAGTCGGTTTGGGTCCCAGTATAATGGACTAAAGCACCGTGACTTTTTCTCATCAGTTTAGAGGCTCCCTTGCAAGATCGGGGTCGAGGAGCGCTGTGGGAGAAAAAGAACTAACAGGACAAACCCTAGCTGGCCAATTATTGTACCAGGGGGTTTCAACTGGTGCTGTTGCTCTTTTGCATGGTGTTTGGTGTGTGATGTGCATTCTTTGGTCCTGAATTCTGCCTCCCCTTTTCTGAAAATGATGTGCAGAAAGCCGAGAAACTCTCATTTTTGGACGTGCAACTTGATGGCTCGGTGTTTGGAGATGGTTGTCTGGGCCGATTCAACCTGTATAGGTTGGGTCAATGGGTGCATCTCAGTAGGAAGGTAGCTGGGTGGGTTTTCCACACTTTATGTGGATACCAAGGATTGAGGGTTGATAACTGAAAGTGAAGCGCTCTCATTACTTTGTGTGACGACACTCACATTGGCATCTGTTGGGCCAGTCCTGAATCATTGTTTACCATCAGCTATTCAAGTTTGTAGATTCAGATTCAGAAAGTGAAGGTGATGCCAAGGAGCAATTGCTGAAGTCAACCACTTGGGGTCTTCTCGGAATTTCACAAGAAACAGCATAATCTCTCCAGATCCCACAAGAATGCTCCATTCTAAGAGCAGCACTGGACCATTTATCAGTAATTGAGCAGCAGATTGAGACAGGTAACAATGACAAATTGACAATCAACTACCTTTCAATAATTCATTGGCTATCTAATATATAGTATATTGTGGGAGAACAGTACCCCATGCCCCAATTGGACTGGAAAAGTGAAATATTACACAAACCCAAAATCTCCTAATCTTTAAGATAGCATAGAATCTCCTATCTCAATAGAGCATTGAAAAGGTACAATCTAACAGGTTCATAGCCAATGAGTGTTCTAAACTTGCCCCACCATTGCTGTGCATCAATCTGGCAAGAGTACTTTCCTTTGGTCCTATTCATACTTTACATGGCAGATGCTCGTGCACATGAGGTCTTCTATGCTACGAAGATCCTTTTTGGTCTTTGGATTTGCCTTCTCCTAATTATCTCTTGTTTGTAGAGTGTCAGTAACAGGGATTAACAGACAAAGGTTACAGGAGTATCACTGCATCAGGTCAAAATGCTAATGATATAGGTCCTCACAAAGTGGTGGCATCCGTATGCTGGCTGGCTATGCATGTTAAAGTGCTTGATTTGACTACAATGGTCAGGGTGTCTCTTATTCAATTTTcgtttattatatatataagttagataaatttgtgtAATGAACAGTAAGTTTCAAGCAACCAAAGAATGTATGAATTTCATAAAAAACTAAATATCAACTCTGAGCATATTTTTCGTCCTTATGAAAAATCTTATGTTCCTGCCAAGGTCTCTCTCCCCCAAAAAAATTAACACTACAATCTTGCTTGAAAATGGCTGCAATCTATGGCTGCCTGATAGTGCAGGTGATTATGCATCCTAGCTGCAAATCACGTTATTTTCAAGCGACACGTGGGAAATGTAGATGCAGTTACTTGTTCTCGAATATGTAGAACATGCTGCTATTCTCACAACAGTACCAATAAGCATGTAACAGTCGAAGCTGCAACTTAGATATCAAAGCTTGATCTATCTTCCAGTAATTACACTACTTTATGCAAAGACAAACTAACAAAACAGTAGTATTTCACAATATGTTGTTCTTACGCGTGAAAAGTGAAGGCCTTGCAAAACAAATTTCCCAATCTTAGcacttctgtttttttttggaagaccAATCTTAGCACATGTAAACAGCACTTGCAATTTCGCGCATGACGCGTGACGCATCTGTTGTCTGGATTCAAGAGAACCGAAACAAAACATGTAATCAAAAGGGACAAGAGGGATTCTAACCAGGGCACTCACAATTTGATGCCGCATTGCAGCACGATGCGGCGGCGGATGTACGGCaacggcagcggcagcgacgACGGAGGCGCTCCTCCTTCACCGCCTCTTGGGACGGTTCTAGCCGATGCTGCCGCCGACATGAGGCAACGCCTGGGGCGGACGAGGTGGaaaccgccgtcgccggcgaggtggggagccggaggaggcgacggcgttGATGTGAAGGGAAGAACAGGGAGGGGTAAAACGGGAAACCGACTCAACTAGGGTCACTGGGGCCCACTCGTCAGGGACATAATATTCTCCTGCTGGCGTCCAGTTCCTTCCCACCGTCAaccccggcggcggcttggTCACCCCGCACATCGCTACCGGCGAATgccatcgccgcctccgtccctcaATCTCCGCTCCGGCAGCTCCCACGGGTCCGACCATCTCGCGACTAATCTCGCACCAAGCTTGGAACTGAACTTTGCAGTGTCCATTGTTTCGTTTGTTGATTTATGCCTTCATTTCAGAGAAGCATGCTTGGGATGAAGACTCAAACGAAGAAAGATGGTTCAAGGGTGGATTTCGATTGTTGTCTCCAGAGCTCAACGTCTCAACCCAGTAGAATTTGGGGGCAAGTGATCGAGTCTCAAAGCCCCAAAGGTATCAAGAGTTCTCCTGCGGATATCCTCACCTTTTGAAGTTTCTGAGTGCCAAAAGATCTGATTCCTGCACAGTCCAGCAATAGCGTTGTGTTATCTAAGCCATTTGCTCACGCACCCATGGTATGGTTCAAATTGTGCACATCTCATTTCTGCCTTTCTGGGGCTTTCACAGCAATTGCTCTAAATCTGGGGTGTTGTTGCAGGTTTTGACAAACAGAAATGTCCCTTCTTGCTGTCTGCGCAGCATGATTTGAGTGGCTTGCACTCCAAGTGGCAAACATTTTTAAGAATTGATGCGGTCTCCATTCCGGTCAACTAGTGGCTTCTATATTAGACATACTTTCCCTTAGATGTCGTGTGCACATTGTCAGACATGTCAACATGCTTTAGTTTTGATTTAAAAATGTCACATGACAACAAACTTTTGAAAGATTGGCTGAAGGGAAGCTGCTTGGATACTACCCTGGTCTCTGTCCCCATCTTTGTTGGCAACCTATCAGGGACACCGGACACGTATGTACAGTAGCATTGGAGCCCCTCCGCTTGTACCCATCCAACATCCATTTGTTCAAGCGACTTGAGGTTTCTAGTTCTAGTTGGCTTTGTTGTAAATTAAGTAGCACACAAATGGATatgcaggaaggaaggaaagggaTACCATCCTTGCTCTCCTCAGGGGGAGTGCATTGCATCCAACATTACACAGGTGGCTATATTCCCTTCGTGCCATATCATTTTTTCTAGGAATGCATGAAAGTGGTGTGAAGTCCGTTATTTTTGTTGTTGATGTTTGCTGCATTTTTTTGAGTAAATTCTCTGCCTTTCAGTTAATTGGGTGGACACCACTGATAGAACTGAAAAATATTGCCAAGAAGGATGGAATAAATGCTCGGCTCATTGGGAAGATTGAGCCATACCAGCCCCTTTCCTCTGTCAAGGATCGAAGTGCTCTCAGGTGACTTCTCTACTTCTTGAGATGACAACATACTGTTAATTCAGTAATTCAGATACAACATGCGTGGTAACATGGCAAACCTATCTTAGCCTATGGAAAGTGTTAATGTGTCATAACACTCTTGTGAAATGTGATCTTGCCTCTTTGGTTCTAACTTGTCTCATTGATACATAACATGTAGCTTGCATTGTGAGCAAGGGTTGTTTAAATATAGTTCAAGTAGCATAAAAACGTTAATCGTATGAAAATACTGGTAATGGCACATGACTTAAATAATACATATGAGGCTTTTCCTTCCTTGATgtatatttcttttcttcaataTAGCATACAACTGTTTATGAGTTTACACAGAAATATAACGCAAACGATTAATTTGTTTTCTTAACATCATAGGAACTCAATATTTGCAGATTGATTGAAGATGCAGAGGAGAAAAACCTGATCTCACCTGGCATAACAACACTAGTGGTGGCGACGAGTGGTAATCTTGGTATTGGAGTGGCATTTGTTGCTGCTCAGAAAGGCTATAAGTTCATTGCTGTCATGCCAGCAAAAATCGCAATAGATAAGCAGATATTATTGAGGTACTTGGGCGTTGAAGTGATATTAGTTGGTAAGAACTAAGAAGCTATACACCATGTCCATCATACCAGTTGAGCAACTCTCTCTGATGGGAACCTACTTGTCTATTGCAGATCCTGCAATTAATGGATTCAAGGGGCTACTTGATAGAGTAGAACAGCTGAAGAATGAAATGGAAAATGTATATGTTGTAGACCAGTTCACCAATCCTGCGAATCCTGATGCACACTTCAGATGGACTGGTAACATGATCTATTCAAAGTAAATTTGATATGATAGTAGTATTGTTGGAATAATGTTAGATGTTTGATTTTTCCTGGAACTATgctattttagtattttgcccTGTAGTCATTTGCATCCTAAGAGTTGAGATGAAAACATGAACTTCTGAAATTAGTATTCTTTGAAGAAAGATCTTCTGTAGTGCCAACTCTTTCTTGGAGTAAGGTTGTGACTTTTACATGAATACATGTTTCCATGAAAGTGTCGAAGTACCAATTCTAGAACAGAAAATGAATGTTGGTAAATTATTATTCCGTTCCTGAAATTTCTTTTCTGGACTTAAATTTGTCAATAGGACCTGAGATTTGGAAAGATACAGGAGGCAAAGTGGACATATTAGTCGCTGCGTCTGGTTCAGGAGGTACCTTGACAGGCACAGGGAGGCAAACTCTCTCCAATCGTTTGGAGAGAAGAAATTTTGACAAGCTGACGCTTGGGAGGAGACTTACGGGTCAATGGAGTAGTCCAAAACGAATGGTTCCATTCACATTTAACAGAATTTTCCGCGGCCATCCGCTCGCCGGCTGCCTCCcttgcgccgccgtcgctctcCACCCCAGCCTCCCTGTGCCGCCATCGCCTTCCGCCGCAACATCCCTATGCTTGCCGGCCGCCTCCCTGCGTCGTCGTCGCACTCCATCTCCGCCCCACCTCCTGCTGCTCGCCGCCAGCCACCTGagccccgcgcccgccgtcaTCTCCGCTCCagcacccgccgccggccgcctccgcgtcgCGCCACCGTGCTGCCTTGCTTCACCCGCGGGCCCCACCCGAGGACAAGGCCGGAAAATCGACGGGAGGAGCCgcggggagccaattttttgGGCTCCCCTCCACCGAACAGCTCCAGTCAGCGGGTTTCGAGTAGCTCCTCTGCCGAAGCCGTTCTCCACCTagccgtttggtagggctccagcaGAAGCCACCGACAGAGCCGGCGTTGGAGCCCTCCCAAAGGAGCCTTAGTTCCATTGGAGATTGCAACTAGACTCCCCAGGCCTTTGCCATCCCTCTCTTAGCAAGAAATCCTCGACCAAAAAGATCCAGCAGACATGCCCAACAACTGCTATATTAGCTTCTTTCTGTCCATTCAATTACTGCTTTCTTTACAGCCCAAATCCTACGCCCAGTCCACAAATCAGTCTAACGATGACCACCAAATCCTCCTTGGACTCATGAAGCACTGGGGGAGGAATTCACCTGCACTCAGCAGATGGAGCTCCACTTCTGCGCCTCACTGCAATTGGGGAGGAGTTACATGCACAAATGGTGCGGTGACTCGCATCTCCCTATCAAACCAATCCTTTATCAAGCCAATCCCTGCCTCCCTTTGCCTCCTCAAGAACCTTACCAGCTTGGACCTCTCCTACAACAACTTCTCCACATCATTCCCTATCGCACTCTACAATTGCTCCAACCTGAATTACCTAGATCTTTCCAACAATTTCTTTGTTGGGAACCTCCCAGATGACATAAACAGTTTATCTGCACAGCTCGAGCATCTCAACTTATCAACTAATTGCTTCACCGGTAGAATTCCTCCATCAATTGGATGGTTCCTGAGACTCAAGTCATTGCTCCTTGACAACAATAGATTTGATGGAAGTTATCCGgcagaaggattcggtaatctTTCCAGCCTTCAGATTCTCACTCTAGCAAACAATTTGTTTGATCCGGTTCCAGTGCCATGGGAGTTCGGCAAGTTGAGGAACCTCACCTATTTGTGGCTATCTGATATGAACATTACTGGTGAGATCCCTGAGAGCCTCTCAAACCTCACAAAACTTGAGGTCTTGGACCTGTCAGAGAACTGGATGCAAGGCACAATTCCCATGTGGATCTGGCAGCTGAAGAAGCTTAAATACTTGTATCTGTTTGATAACAATTTCACAGGTGAGATTGCAGACAATATCACAGCATTGGATTTGGTAGAGATCGACTTGTCTTCAAACAAATTAACTGGGACAATACCAGGTGACTTTGGTAAGCTTACCAACCTTACGCTACTGTTTCTGTATCAAAACCAGCTCTGTGGATCAATTCCACCAAGCATTGGGTTGTTGCCAAATCTTTATGACATCCGGCTATTCAACAACATGCTCTCAGGCGCCCTCCCATCAGAGCTTGGCAAGCACTCCCCACTGGCAAACTTTGAGGTTGGGAACAATAACCTCTCTGGCGAACTGCCAGAGGGCCTTTGCTCGAACAGGAAGCTATATGATATAGTTGTGTTCAACAATAGTTTTTCTGGTAAGCTTCCAGAGTCGCTAGATGGCTGCTATCTGTTGAACAATTTAATGATGTTCAACAATCATTTCACCGGAGAGTTCCCCAAGAGCCTCTGGTCTGTGGTGACAAATCAGCTTAGTGTGGTTATGATCCAGAACAACAATTTCTCAGGCACATTCCCTACCCAGCTGCCATGGAATTTTACACAACTTGACATCAGCAACAACAGATTCTCTGGTCCTGTTCCATCGTTGGCAGGTAGAATGAAAATATTTAGAGCAGCAAACAACATGCTTTCAGGTGAAATTCCCTGGGATTTGACAGGCATTTCACAGGTAACAGATTTGGACCTTTCTGGGAATCAAATTACTGGCCCTATACCCATGACAATTGGAGTGCTGAAGGGGCTCAATGCACTTAATATAAGTGGAAACCAGATATCTGGTAATATACCTGCAGCATTTGGGTTTATGTCAGTGCTAACCATCCTTGACCTCTCATCGAATGCACTATCTGGAAAGATACCAAAGGATTTCGACAAGTTAAGGCTGAGCTTTCTGAACCTCTCCATGAATCAGCTGTCAGGTGAAATCCCAACATCGTTGCAAAATGAAACATATGACCTCCGCTTCAATCCAGGCCTCTGTGTCTCATCAAATAGTTCAGACCATAATTTCCAGATTTGTAGGGCAAGATCAGACTTCAGCAATGTCCTCTCCAGGAGGCTTATAACTATATTTTCTGTTCTTGCCAGCGTCATGTTTCTTAGTTCAGTGGCTGGCTTCTTGATCTTGAGGAGGCAAAAATATAGACATGACCACCAAACGTGGGAACTGACCCCATtccatgcattgcatttcacAGAGCATGGCATTCTTTCTGGGCTCTGTGAGCAGAACCGGATTGGAAGTGGTAGGTCTGGCAAGGTATACTGTGTTCATGTTATGGATGAAGCAGGTGCTGGCAGTATGGTGGCAGTGAAAAAGATATGGAACTTGCAGAATCTTGATGGGAATCTGGAGAAGGACTTCCTTGCCGAGGTCAAGATATTGGGTGAGATTCGGCACACGAACGTTGTCAAGCTGCTGTGCTGCATCTCAAGCTCAGAGGCGAAGCTTCTTGTCTATGAATACATGGAAAATAGCAGCCTAGACAGGTGGCTGCACCAGAGGGAGGGAATCCGTGTACCTGCACCTTTGGATTGGACCACAAGGTTGCAAATAGCCATCGACTCAGCAAGGGGTCTCTGCTACATGCACCATGGCTGCTCACCCGCCATAGTGCACCGAGATGTCAAGTCTGCTAACATCCTTCTGGATTCTGAGTTCAGAGCAAAGGTAGCTGACTTTGGGCTTGCTCAGATTCTTCTCAAAGCTGGAGAACTAGAGTCAGTTTCTGCCATGTGTGGAACTTTTGGCTACATGCCTCCAGGTTAGACCTACAAATAATGCAAAGAGAAATTAGCAAACAACTAAAATTGATTCACAGAAACTTGTATCATTTGCTAATGTGAGATTTATTTGTTTATAGAGTATGGATATCAGAGGAGGGTGAATGAGAAGATCGATGTTTATGGTTTTGGAGTGGTCCTGCTGGAGCTCACAACTGGGAAGGTGGCAAACGGTGGAGGTGCAGAGTACTGCTTGGCACAATGGGCATGGCGACAATATCAAGAAAACGGTTTGTCAGTTGATCTTCTTGATGAGGAGATTAAAGACCCAGCCTACAATGAAGATATGTTAGCAGTGTTCACACTGGCTTTGATTTGTACTGGGGGACAGCCTTCAATGCGACCGTCGATGAAGAATGTTCTTCATGCACTTCTTCGATTTGACCATAGATAGCATGGAAAAAGCCGGCAGCATGCTGCCTCTGAAGAAGACAGCATTTCTCGAGTCCTAGAGAGACAAGTAAACGATTTTCAATCGATGGAGTAAGACGATCATGATAATCTACGTGTGCAGACTGCAGACACCATATCACCGTATGTAATTCTATCTTTCATGGGACGAGAAGCCTACCAATGCGCTTGCACTGCTTAGATACTGTATCTGTTTTATGTCAACATAAGGCATGCAAATGTGGATGCAATCACAAGCGATCTATTTGTAGGAGGATTAGATTCCGTATAATGAATGGATTGTATTGCATCGAGCCATCGAGCCTCTAGGTCGGTATATATTGAGTACAAGACTTGGGGGCAAGGGCAAGGCTCCTTGAGTACAAGACTTGGGGGCAAGGGTAAGGCTCCTCGGATACATATAGCAGTCTACGATAtgtatatctacaactaccaaatatactctaacactATTAAACTGTTAGCATATGGCATTAATCATGAAATCACAGTCATATGGATTCTTTTACTTGGACGGTATGAGCAACATTAGGTAACAGGAGCCTAGGAAGCTCACAGTCATCGAGAGGGACGGTAGGAATTCCCATATTGCATCAAGAGAAAGGAAATGATACTGAATATAAGTTACTACAAGGTCCAAGCAAGTAATTTCTGTATCTGAGACAAGCACTCAGCTCCTGTAcagtatttttttagaaaaaaatgtgaaaaatttTAGTTCAGGAACTTCCTTTTCCCAGTAAGCCAGCACTTCATTTACCTAGATCTAAGCATCTAACAGCTCAAACActatgaaaaaaaggaaaaggaactgCTCAAGCACCAATACTATaaaatttcttccttttcttttgccaGGATGCAGAACATTGCAACTAATCAGCCTCTGCAGACGAGGCACCCATTTCTTAGCACAAGATTGTCAGCCTGAACTGAACTAATTTTACACAGAAGGATGTGCTCAACAAGAGCATTATTCGAATTACGGAACCAGACCACCGATGCATAGAGAACTATTCGCACCTGTTCCAGCACGACGGGTGTCCAGCGCAAACAATGCGCTCCGACAGTCCGACTGTGACAGCGGAGCAACAACGGGGGTGCCGCGGACGTGCAGGTATGGAAAGAGAGGAACTCTGGATCTTTCACCCCCTTCTCCACGGCGGCTCCTTGCGAATACTGCCGCTGAGACGGTGAGGTCCGCGGTAGGAGCGGCGAGAACGACCGCCGCCAGCGGTGGATGGAAGAGAGTCATCAGAGACCCCAGGCAAAGGAGAAGAACAGAGAGGGGTACAACCGTCAAAACGTGACCACGTAGGATGAGGAATAAATCGCACTGACAaatgggcccacttgtcaggcgAGCTCTTCATTTCCTTCGTGCAAGGAAACTCATAGGCAAAGataactgttttttttttttgcaagatcATAACTTCATGAGCTAGATGTGAAAATGCACAAAAAAAAcaagcatgaaaaatgatgatatAACTTTTTGCACAGAGGAGGAAGGACTGTATGAACTAAGCTAGCTCTTGAACTTTTTCCACTCAACTTTCAGTGGGCTAAAGATTTCTTATCTTCTTCGGCCTTGGACTACCTAGCTTCTGGACTTGGTTCAGTCCAGTATAGTCTGCCACAACACTGTCCTGTTGAAAAGCCGCCACTTTGCTCTAAATTTGCTACAGATTCTGGAAATATTGATCTTAAAGGCAAGTCAGTTATTAAGGAAGGAATCCCTCTTGATCAAATTGCTACAGCTTCAGGTGCTCACGTGGCTGAGCCTGTCTCTCCTGATCCAGCTTTTCAGTCTGCAGATATGGATCAATCTTCAGTTCCAGATGTGGACCCCTCTTCTCCAGGGACTCCTGTCTCGGCCATTCTTCAGAAAGTAAACTCCTCACCAGGACCATGGTCCAAGAACCTATTGCAACAGGCAGGCAAGATTGGGAAGTCCCCTCAGGATCTCCATATTTCAGATGAAGGTCTAAGAAGAAGCAAGAGAATGCAGGTTCAGAAAAAGGGTTTTAAGACCTCACCTTGTCAAGATGCCACATGTATTGGTTGTTCTGTGAAACCACCTTCTTTTCTCCTGCAGTCATCAAAAACCTGGGAGCTTCATTCTGCAAGATTGATGCTTCCAAGCTTTCTGTAGAGGCTTTGGCCAAGAAAAAGAATGCAGCTCCCCTTGTGGAAAGAAGCTGCCAAAGAAAAAGTTGtcaaaagaaaatgatgatGCTGAAACTTCCAAGGTTATCAAGAAGAAGCCCAAGAAGCGGTAGGGCTTGGCAGATGGAgtttccttttattttgttctCCTAGATGTTCTTTTGCCTTAGGATCCATGGGGTCCCTtttggtttgtaataatttcACAGTTATGGTACCGGTGGATGGAACTATGTCTCCCTTTTCTGTTTTTTAGCGCATGTGTTGATCACTGTCCGCTAAATGTTCATCCAGTCAATCTCTATTATCATGAATCAAAATTCTAATTTAAGAACTTGGAAGGTCATGTGTTAGAATGTTAGAAGGGTTAACTCTGACAAAAAATGGATTTTCATTAGGGATAAAATCATAGAAAGTTAATGTGATATCCTCTGCTTGCAGGAAATAGAACGTGAGCATTTAGACTCCACCTACATTAGAAACTTCTGTCGTGACTCTTTTGATTGTGTGAATTTTTACCCTCAATTGATGCTTCTGGAGGTAAGCAATAGTTTGCAAGTCAGCGTTATTTGATGGCCATCTAGCTTTCAAAAATGAGTACTCAATATCAGTGGAATTTATGTTCAGATTTAATCATAAGGAAATAGTCATACCTAATGTGTATGGGCCATGTACGCCTGAAGGAAAGAGGAATTTTGTTAAGTGGTTAAAGCACATCCAGATGCTAGATAGTTTTGACTAGCTCATCCTAGGGGATTTTAACTTGATGAGAGACCCAGCTAATAGAAACAAGCTAGGAAGTGATTATAATGAGATGTTCATGTTTAATGATGCTATCAGTGCACTAGGTTTGATGGAGATTCCTT
Proteins encoded in this window:
- the LOC117838165 gene encoding uncharacterized protein: MPNNCYISFFLSIQLLLSLQPKSYAQSTNQSNDDHQILLGLMKHWGRNSPALSRWSSTSAPHCNWGGVTCTNGAVTRISLSNQSFIKPIPASLCLLKNLTSLDLSYNNFSTSFPIALYNCSNLNYLDLSNNFFVGNLPDDINSLSAQLEHLNLSTNCFTGRIPPSIGWFLRLKSLLLDNNRFDGSYPAEGFGNLSSLQILTLANNLFDPVPVPWEFGKLRNLTYLWLSDMNITGEIPESLSNLTKLEVLDLSENWMQGTIPMWIWQLKKLKYLYLFDNNFTGEIADNITALDLVEIDLSSNKLTGTIPGDFGKLTNLTLLFLYQNQLCGSIPPSIGLLPNLYDIRLFNNMLSGALPSELGKHSPLANFEVGNNNLSGELPEGLCSNRKLYDIVVFNNSFSGKLPESLDGCYLLNNLMMFNNHFTGEFPKSLWSVVTNQLSVVMIQNNNFSGTFPTQLPWNFTQLDISNNRFSGPVPSLAGRMKIFRAANNMLSGEIPWDLTGISQVTDLDLSGNQITGPIPMTIGVLKGLNALNISGNQISGNIPAAFGFMSVLTILDLSSNALSGKIPKDFDKLRLSFLNLSMNQLSGEIPTSLQNETYDLRFNPGLCVSSNSSDHNFQICRARSDFSNVLSRRLITIFSVLASVMFLSSVAGFLILRRQKYRHDHQTWELTPFHALHFTEHGILSGLCEQNRIGSGRSGKVYCVHVMDEAGAGSMVAVKKIWNLQNLDGNLEKDFLAEVKILGEIRHTNVVKLLCCISSSEAKLLVYEYMENSSLDRWLHQREGIRVPAPLDWTTRLQIAIDSARGLCYMHHGCSPAIVHRDVKSANILLDSEFRAKVADFGLAQILLKAGELESVSAMCGTFGYMPPEYGYQRRVNEKIDVYGFGVVLLELTTGKVANGGGAEYCLAQWAWRQYQENGLSVDLLDEEIKDPAYNEDMLAVFTLALICTGGQPSMRPSMKNVLHALLRFDHR